In one window of Episyrphus balteatus chromosome 3, idEpiBalt1.1, whole genome shotgun sequence DNA:
- the LOC129914736 gene encoding importin-5 — protein sequence MAADQVQFQQLLNSLLATDNEVRQQAEEAYNNLPRNVKVTHLLAALHNGQMGEEARLMAAVVLRRLFTSDFLEFYKELPQEAQGQLLQQILLAVQQDVSANLRRKICEVVAEAARNLIDDDGNNRWPDFLQFLFQCANSPNAQLQESALRIFASVPAIFGNQETQYLDLIKQMLQKSLEPTADPEVRFQAVRAIGAFILHHDKDTAVLKHFNDLLPRMIMITVESIEQQDDQSLLKLLIDLTENCPKFLRPQLEVIFEMCMKVFSSQDVEDAWRHLVLEVMVSMAENAPAMVRKRAEKYVVALIPLVLQMMTDDLDDNEDWAVSDEVTENDNSDNNIIAESSLDRLACGLGGKTVLPHVINAIPAMLSSPDWKQRHGALMAISAIGEGCHKQMEAMLDNIMSGVLNFLRDPHPRVRHAACNAVGQMATDFAPIFEKKFHAQVIPGLLSLLDDVENPRVQAHAGAALVNFSEDCPKNILTGYLDGIMSKLETILNAKFKELVEKGNKLVLEQVVTTIASVADTCEKEFVTYYDRLMPCLKYIIQNANDEKLRMLRGKTIECVSLIGLAVGREKFLSDASEVMDMLLKTHTEGDLSDDDPQTSYLISAWARMCKILGKQFEQYLPLVMGPVMRTAAMKPEVAMLDNDEVEDIEGDVDWSFINLGEQQNFAIRTAGMEDKASACEMLVCYARELKEGFADYAEEVVRLMVPMLKFYFHDGVRSAAAESLPYLLDCAKIKGPQYLEGMWLYICPELLKAIGTEPEAEVQSELLQSLAKSIETLGPNCLSDECMKQVLEIITKYMGEHFERADKRIQARNEEDYDDGVEEALADEDEADTYLLSKIVDIIHSLFLTNKTNFLPYFDTVVPQFVKLLEPARSWSDRQWGLCIFDDVIEYCGPSCIQYQQIFTAPLLQYICDKSPEVRQAAAYGCGVLGQFAGEQFALTCAQAIPILVQVIQDPKSREPENVNPTENAISAVTKILKYNPSALPNIDEIINAWYSWLPVIEDEDEAPHIYGYLCDLIQANHPVILGANNSNLPRIVSIIAQAFKSGVVKPLSEEGSRMIGIVKQLESNPDVFQACVSILTPELKQGLEEAYREFTNPPPAV from the exons TTACCACAAGAAGCTCAAGGACAACTGTTGCAGCAAATACTCCTTGCAGTTCAACAAGATGTTTCTGCTAACTTGCGCCGCAAAATCTGTGAAGTAGTTGCAGAAGCTGCCCGAAACTTGATCGACGATGACGGAAACAACAGATGGCCTgactttttgcaatttttgttccAATGCGCAAACTCTCCCAATGCCCAACTCCAAGAGTCTGCTCTAAGGATTTTTGCTTCAGTGCCTGCAATCTTTGGCAACCAAGAAACACAATACTTGGATTTGATTAAACAAATGTTGCAAAAGAGTCTTGAGCCGACCGCCGATCCCGAGGTGCGCTTCCAAGCTGTTCGCGCCATCGGAGCTTTTATTTTACATCACGACAAAGACACAGCTGTTCTTAAGCACTTCAACGATCTCCTGCCTAGGATGATTATGATTACCGTTGAAAGTATCGAACAGCAGGACGATCAGAGTTTGTTAAAACTCCTCATTGACTTGACTGAAAATTGTCCCAAATTCTTACGCCCTCAATTGGAAGTTATTTTTGAGATGTGCATGAAAGTATTCAGCAGCCAAGATGTCGAAGATGCATGGAGACACTTGGTCCTTGAAGTTATGGTTTCGATGGCCGAGAATGCTCCAGCAATGGTTCGTAAACGCGCTGAAAAATACGTGGTTGCTTTGATTCCATTGGTGCTACAAATGATGACCGATGACTTGGATGATAATGAAGATTGGGCAGTGTCAGATGAAGTCACTGAAAACGACAACAGTGACAACAATATTATCGCCGAATCGTCTTTGGATCGTTTAGCGTGTGGATTGGGTGGTAAAACTGTTTTGCCACATGTGATTAATGCCATTCCGGCTATGTTGAGCTCTCCCGATTGGAAGCAAAGACATGGTGCCCTAATGGCCATTTCAGCCATCGGAGAAGGTTGTCATAAGCAAATGGAAGCCATGCTAGATAACATCATGTCCGGGGTCTTGAACTTCTTGCGTGATCCTCATCCTCGTGTGCGTCATGCAGCTTGCAATGCTGTTGGCCAAATGGCTACAGATTTTGCTCCCATCTTTGAGAAGAAATTCCATGCCCAAGTTATTCCAGGACTTCTCAGCTTGTTGGATGATGTTGAAAATCCACGAGTACAAGCACATGCCGGAGCTGCTTTAGTAAACTTTAGCGAGGATTGTCCAAAGAACATTTTAACTGGTTACCTAGACGGTATCATGTCTAAATTGGAAACAATCttaaatgcaaaattcaaaGAACTTGTTGAAAAGGGCAACAAATTGGTTTTGGAACAGGTTGTCACAACCATTGCCTCGGTGGCCGACACATGCGAGAAGGAGTTCGTCACGTACTACGATCGTCTGATGCCGTGCCTCAAGTACATCATTCAGAATGCTAATGACGAAAAGTTGCGCATGTTACGCGGTAAGACAATCGAGTGCGTGAGTCTCATTGGTTTGGCTGTGGGACGCGAGAAGTTCTTATCAGACGCCAGTGAAGTTATGGATATGTTGCTTAAAACACACACTGAAGGTGATTTATCCGACGACGATCCACAAACTTCATACTTGATATCGGCCTGGGCTCGTATGTGTAAGATCTTGGGCAAACAATTTGAACAGTATCTGCCCTTAGTTATGGGTCCAGTAATGCGTACCGCTGCCATGAAACCCGAAGTAGCCATGTTGGACAATGACGAAGTTGAGGATATTGAAGGCGATGTCGATTGGTCATTCATCAATCTCGGTGAACAGCAAAACTTTGCCATTCGCACAGCTGGTATGGAAGACAAAGCATCAGCTTGCGAAATGTTAGTATGTTACGCTCGTGAATTAAAAGAAGGATTCGCCGATTACGCCGAAGAAGTTGTCAGGCTTATGGTACCCATGTTGAAGTTTTACTTCCATGATGGAGTTCGTTCAGCTGCTGCTGAATCGCTACCCTATTTATTGGATTGTGCAAAAATCAAGGGACCACAATATCTTGAAGGAATGTGGTTGTACATTTGTCCAGAACTTTTGAAAGCCATTGGCACAGAGCCCGAAGCTGAAGTACAGTCGGAACTGTTACAGTCTTTGGCTAAGAGCATTGAGACTTTGGGGCCAAATTGTTTATCTGACGAATGTATGAAACAAGTTCTTGAAATCATCACTAAGTATATGGGAGAGCATTTTGAGCGTGCCGACAAGCGTATTCAGGCTCGCAATGAAGAAGATTACGACGATGGTGTAGAAGAAGCCTTAGCTGACGAAGATGAAGCTGACACTTATTTGCTGTCGAAGATTGTTGACATTATTCACTCATTGTTCTTGACCAACAAAACCAATTTCCTTCCTTACTTCGATACTGTCGTACCGCAATTTGTAAAACTTCTTGAACCAGCTAGGTCCTGGTCTGACAGACAATGGGGTCTTTGTATATTCGATGATGTTATcg AATATTGTGGTCCCAGCTGTATTCAATATCAGCAGATATTTACAGCACCGCTCTTGCAGTATATTTGTGATAAAAGTCCCGAAGTCAGACAAGCCGCAGCCTATGGATGTGGTGTTTTAGGACAG tttgCTGGTGAACAATTCGCCTTAACATGTGCTCAAGCGATTCCAATTTTGGTGCAGGTTATCCAAGATCCAAAGAGTCGCGAACCAGAAAATGTCAATCCAACTGAAAATGCTATTTCGGCagtaacaaaaattttgaaatacaatcCATCTGCATTACCGAATATCGATGAGATTATTAATGCTTG GTATTCATGGTTGCCTGTTAtcgaagatgaagatgaagcgCCCCATATTTACGGCTACTTATGCGATCTTATACAAGCTAACCATCCAGTAATTCTTGGTGCAAACAATTCCAATCTTCCGCGCATCGTTTCCATTATAGCACAAGCATTTAAATCTGGTGTAGTGAAACCACTCAGCGAGGAAGGTAGCCGTATGATTGGAATTGTAAAACAGTTGGAATCGAATCCGGATGTATTTCAAGCGTGTGTCAGCATTCTAACACCCGAACTTAAACAAGGACTCGAGGAGGCATACAGAGAATTCACAAATCCTCCCCCAGCAGTATAA